GAGGCGTGGCGGGAGGCGGAGGCCCGTACGGCCGGGAAAGCTTCGGGCGAAGAGGGCGCCGTGAAGAAGGTCGTCCTCGAGAACGGTATCCGGGTGATCGTCCGGGAAAGCCGCCTCGTTCCCGTGGTAGCGGTCGAAGCGGGTTTCCTGGGAGGGTTGCTTGCCGAGCCGCCGGAGAAGAACGGCGTCTCCATGCTGACCGCGGAGATGATCACGAAAGGGACTTCGAAGCGCAGCGCGGACGAGATATCCGAGGCCATCGAAGACATGGCCGCGGACCTGTCGGGATTTTCCGGCCGGAACTCCTTCGGGCTGCAGGGCAAGTTCCTGCGTAAGGATTTCGACCGGGGATTCCGCCTGTTCGCGGAGTCGCTCCTCTCTCCGGCTTTTCCCGGCGAAGAGTTCGAGAAAAAACGGGTGGAGCTACTGGGCCGCCTCAAGCAGCAGAAGGACAACCTTGCGCAGTCGGCCTTCCTCCTTTTCCTTTCGACCCACTACGGCGATCATCCGTACTCACGGAACAGCCTCGGGAAGGAAGAGGCGGTCCGGGCCATGTCGACCGACGATTTGAAGGCGTTCTTTCGACGGTGGGCGGATCCGCGGAACATGGTGATCGCCGTATCGGGAGACATCGGGGCGGAGGAAGCCGTCGCCGCCGTGCGGAACGCCTTCGGGAGCATGCCCCGCAGGAATGATTTCGTTCCCATCGGGCCGATGGCGGTCCCCCCGGAATCGGGAATCCGCCGCGGGGAGGAGAGGCGGGAGAAGCAGCAGGCGCATTTCGTGATCGGGTACACCGGGGCGAAATTCACGGATCCGGACAAGTACGCGATGGACATGCTTGGATCCGCGCTCGCGGGGCAGGGCGGACGCCTGTTCACGAACCTGCGGGACAAGAAATCGCTCGCCTATTCGGTGACCTCGTTCTCCTCCGAGCAGGTGGATCCGGGGTTCTTCGCATTCTACATGGCAACGAGCGCCGACAAGCTCGACGGCGCGTTCGCCGACACGCTGAAGGAGATCGAGGCGGTCCGGACGGGCGGAATCACCCGGGAGGAGTTCGAACGCGCGAAAAAATGGATGATCGGCACCTACGAAATCGGCCTGCAGAGCAACTCGTCCCACGCGGAGAAGATGATGTACAACGAGCTCTACGGCGTCGGGTACGAGGAGACGTTCAAGGTTCCCGCGAAGATCGAGGCAGTGACGCTGGAAGAAGTGAACCGCATAGCGGCCAGGATATTGAGCACCGAACGGTACACGGTCTCGGTCATACGGGGGAAATGACGGGGGGGGGTTCAGCCGCACCCCGGGGCTATTTCGCCGGACCGATTTTTTTCAGGTTTTCGAGCTGGGTGGTCGCCGTCCGGACGGAACCGGCGGCTTCTACGTGGGACGGATCGTAGGCGAGGATCGACTTCCACAAGGCGATAGCCGCATCGAGATTCCCTTTGCGGTACTCGATGAGCCCCTTCTCCATCAGGCTCGACGAAACGCGGTCGATCGAAGCGCGGATTTCGGATTTCGTGAACGGAAGGTGCCTGCCCTTCTCCGCGGGATGGGACGCGAACCGCAGAACCCCTGCCCAGTGCCTGCCCGCTTCCTCGAGCTTTCCGTGGCGGAAGGCATCGTCCCCCCTGGTTTTAAGCGCCGAGAGCGCTTCGGGAAAATCCTTCGACACGCCGGGATGGCCGGGGCTTTCCTTCCATACGGCCGCGAACATCTCCAGCGCGCGTTCGTAATTCCCTCGCTGCATCTCGGTCTCTCCTTCGGCGAAGGCGAGATCGGCCGCCGATACGGCCGGCGGCTTGATCGACTGCGGCGGCATGGAAGCGGGGCCGTCGACGCGGTGGGCGCATCCTGCGACAAGCAGCAGGACGAGGACGGCCTGGGCCAGGGGGAGAATCCCCCGCCTCACAGCGCCATTCCCTCCCATTCCTCGGTTTCCAGCGAAGGAATTTCCCGGATCATCTTCACGAAGGCGTCGGTCAGCATCGGAGCGAATTGAGTTCCGCGGAACCGCACGATTTCCTCCACCGCATCTTCGGGTGCAAGGCCTTGCCGGTAGGGCCGAGTCGTGGTCATGGCGTCGTATGCGTCGGCAAGCGCGATAATCTGCGCATGAATGGGGATCTCCGAGTCTCGTTTGCCGTCAGGGTATCCGTTCCCGTTATACCACTCATGGTGAGCCCGCACCACGGGTACGTACCGGTGGAGCGATGGGGCCATCCGCAGGATCTCCGCTCCATCTACTGGATGGGAGCGCATCTCCGCGGTCTCGGGATTCGTGAGGGACTGCTCTTTAAGAAGGATGTCGTCTCTCGTGCTGATCTTGCCGACGTCATGGAAGAGGGCCGCCTTCTCGAGGTGCTCGAGTTCCTCCTCCGGAAATCCGAGCCGCCGCCCCAGTTCGCAGGAAATGCGCGCAACGCGCGTTGAATGACCGAGCGTGTAAGGATCCCGCGCGTCGATCGATGCCGCGATAACCCGCACCATTCCGACGTATGCCTCCTCCAGCTCCCGGGCGTACCTGCCGAGCCGGCCCTGCTGGGCGAGAATCGTCTCCGCCATCCGGTTGAAGTTCCGCGTCAAGTCTCCGAGCTCGTCGCTCGCTTTGACCTGGATAGAGTGGAAGGGCTGCCCGCTCGCGAGTTCCTGGACCCCGGCGGAAAGCTTCTTCACCGGAGTGGTCAGGAGGGAGGAGAGCGCCAGGGTTCCCAGCAGCGCGATCGCGAGGATCGCGGAGGCTGCGATAGCGATCATGCGGCGGATGGCTTTCTGTGCGGATATCATGCTTTCCTTGGACAGGGCGAGGGATACCGTGCCGACCCGTTTGCCGGCGAACAGTATCGGCGTGGTGAATTCGATCATGTCGCGCTCGCCGCGAAATACCTCGTCCGAGGACGTTTCGGAGAAATCCTCCAGCCGGGTTGCCCGATCGGGTTGGGCAAACGGTTTACCCTGTTCTTCGATCCGGCTGTGCGCGATTATGACGTCCTTCATGTCCCGTATCGCCACGAATTCGATGTCGGGGGATCCGTTCTTCGTCTCGGAAGCGAGCCTGTCCATCGCCAGCCGGTCGCCCGAAAGGAGCGAGTACCCGGCCGAGAATGCGACGACCCGCGACACGGCGACGCCCCGCCGAAGGAGGTCGTGGCGAATGGCGGCCTCCGTGATCTTGGTGACCGCGAACGCCACCGATACGACGAGCAGGAAGACCAGCGGGAGCAGGAACCCCAGCAGCTTCATGCGGATTCCCGGGAGGTACCAGCGCCTGCCGTTTTCTTCCCCGGACTTTCTGATGATGTATCGCATAAGAGATAATTATAGAGGAAATTCTCCCCCCGGGATTTTCCGGATACAACGCACATTTGATGCGAATCTTTCCCGCAGGATTGCAATCTATAAAGGGGGGGAATTCAAAACCAGCCGGAAGGGGGAATACGATTCGTGATGAACGTGTCTGAAAATGTGCGCCCGGTCGGTTGGGGGCACGCCGTGCTCAAGGTCCGCAACCTCGATCGGTCGGAAAGATTCTACACGAACGATATCGGCTTCCGCGTCGTCGGGCGTCGTGCGGGAATGTGCTTCCTATCGTTGGGGAAACAACATCACGACCTTGCGCTTTACGAAGCCGGCCCACGCGCATTGATGCCCGGAGCCGGCAACCTCGGCGTTGTGCACCTGGCCTTCGCGATGGAAAACGAAAATGCGTTGCGGGAGTTTTACGCATTCCTCAAGGGGAAGGCGCAGATCCTCGGGGCGGTGGATCACATCGTTTCCCGCAGTTTCTACATTACGGACCCGGACGGCTACATCATCGAGTTCTACGCCAACACGCCGCTGGAGGAATGGCTCGATATCCCGAATCCCTTCGAGCGGGACCGCCCATACAACCCCGGCTCCTCCGTCTTCGAGGAAGAAGCCGTCCCGCAGGCGGAATGAATAAACCCGGGGGCCGTTCGTCCATGGATCGGCGCCGCAGTAAAGATGGCCCCGCATCGCGTCGATAAGGGAATAAAAAGGTGCGGCATCCCGCCGCAGGGGAGGAAAGCATGGCGAGCTGGAATAAAACGGGCCTTATCATGGCGGCGGCATTCGCTGCGGCGGTTCTCGCCTTCACTGTGGCTCCGGCGCAGGCGGAGGTCAACGTCAACATCAACATAGGACCTCCACCGGTTCTGGTAGAGGGCCCCCCCGAGCTGATCGTCGTCCCCCGGACGATGATCTATTTCGCTCCCGCAGCCAGGGGGGATCTTTTCTTCTTTAGCGGCTACTGGTGGACCAGGCACGACGGCCGGTGGTTCCGCGCGAGGGCCTACAACGGGCCGTGGAAGCACATGGGACCCCGCTACGTGCCTGTGGAGATCGTGCGTCTGCCGGGGAATTACCGGACGGCGTATGTCCACGAACATCGCGTTCCGTACGGGCAGCTGAAAAAGCATTGGGAACGGCGGGAGCACGACCGGCGGAAACGCATGGGCGAGTGGAAAGACTGGAAGGAAGAGAAGCACGAGAGGAAGGCGCGGGAGAAGGAAATGAAAAGAGAAATGAAGGAGGAAAGGAAGGAGCACAAGGAACACGGCCGCGGCCACTGACACGCAATCGGGCTGTGCCCGGAGGCGAGCGCCGGAGTCAGACGAGCGCCTGAAGCACCTCGTTCGATATGAACAAAAGTCTTTGGGGCAAAAGGAGACGGGCGCCCTCCTCCGCGAGCTTGCCCGCACGAACAACCGATTCAACGGCCTTTCGCAGGTTTTCCGGCGGAGGGCCGTATCTGTTTTCAACTTCCTTGCGATCGATCCCCTCCAGCATCCGCAATCCGGCGATCAACGATTCCTTCCAGGCGTCCTCCAGGGTGCAGGCGCGTTCTTCCGTCCATGGGATAAAGCCCTCCTCGATTCTGCTACGGTAAACGGCCAGCGATGGCGGATTTGCCGTCCGCATTCCGAAGGGTGATTCCCCGCGGGGAAAGATCAGGCCGTGCGCGGATGGCCCAAGGCCGAGGTACCCTTCACGCCGCCAATACTTGATGTTGTGCCGGCATTCCGCGCCGGGTCGCGCGAAGTTCGAGATTTCGTAATGCCGGTATCCCGCCATGGAGAGAACACGCCGCGTCTCCTCGTACATCTCCGCCACCGCGTCGTCATCCGGCATCCGCAGCTCGCCTCGGTCGATCGCCCCATGGATCGGAGTGCCCCTCTCCGGGGCGAGTGCGTATGAGGAGACGTGGGCGGGAAGGAACGTGACGGCCGTATCCAGGTCGTTCCTCCAATCGGAGGATTTCTGTCCGGGAATGCCGAAAATAAGATCGAAGCCGATCGAGGTGAAACCGGTCCTGCGCGCGTCACGATGAGCGGTGCGCACCTCGCCGGAGCCGTGAATCCGCCCGAGCGTCCGCAATGTCCGCGGGTCGAACGACTGCACCCCGATGCTGACGCGGTTGAATCCCCCTGTGCGAAGCGTGCGAAAATCCTCCGCAGTGACCGTCCCCGGATTGGCCTCGGTCGTCACTTCCGCGTCCGAAGCTAAAGGGAAGCGCTTTTTCAGATCGTCCAGGATTCCGCATAGCGCCTCCGCGCCCAGCACCGTCGGCGTGCCACCGCCGAAGAAGACGGTGTCCGCAGGGACCGCGGCTTCGCCCGGGGATTTTTCGAGAACAAGGTCCATCTCGCGGGCGAGCAGCCGGGGAAATTCCTTGACGGCTTCCCTGTTTCCCGCGATCGAATAGAAATCGCAATAGGAGCACTTCTTCACGCAGAAGGGGATGTGAACATATATCCCGCGCATCGCTACATTCTGCTCCCACGGAAAATTGTGTACAACAACATGGTAAGGTTCCCATCTCGCCCCTTGACAGTGCCGGCTGCATGAGGTATTTATGTACGAAAAATGAACCGTCATTCATTATTTCTATCGCACCGCATCCTTGCCGGGAGGTGATAGACATGTTTCCGAAAATCCGCCGGGCGGCCGTGCTTGGAGCGGGGGTCATGGGGTCGGGGATCGCAGCCCATCTCGCCAACGCGGGGATCCCGTGCCTCATGCTCGACATCGTCCCTCCCAGGTTGACCGATGAAGACAGGAAGAAGGGTCTGACCGAACAGAGCCCCGCCTTCCGCAACAGGTTTGCCGCGAAAGGGCTCGAAGGCATCAAAAAGAGCCGCCCCGCGCTTCTTTACTCCCGTAGGGATCTGAAGCTCATATCGATCGGGAATTTCGACGACGACCTGCCGAAGGCCGCGGAGTGCGACTGGATCGTTGAGGTGGTCACGGAGAACCTCGCGATCAAGAAGGCGCTCTACGACCGGATCGAAGCGATCTGGAGACCGGGAACGGTGGTCACCTCCAACACATCCGGGATCGCCATCTCGCAGATGATGGAGGGGCGCGGCAAGGAATTCCGGCGGTATTTCCTCGTGACGCACTTCTTCAATCCCGTGCGTTACATGAAGCTCCTCGAGCTGGTTGCGGGTGCGGACACCGACCCTGAGATCCTGCGGGGAATGGCCGAATTCGGCGAAAGGAAACTGGGGAAGGGGATCGTCTACGGGAAGGACACCCCCAATTTCATAGGAAATCGTATCGGCGTCTTCGCCATGATGTACGCGATGCACGCGATGGTTGCCGACGGGCTTTCCATCGAAGAAGTGGACAAGATCCTGGGGCCTGCGATGGGCCGCCCGAAGTCGGCAGCTTTCGGCACCGCGGATCTCGTGGGGCTCGACACGCTCCTTCACGTCTCCGACAACGTATATGAAAATCTGCCCGACGACCCCGCGCGCGAACTTTTCCTTCCCCCGCCGTTCGTCAGCGAGATGGTCAGGCGCGGATGGCTCGGCCGCAAGGCTAAGAGCGGCTTCTTCAAGATGGAGGGAAAGGGGGAGGAGAAGAAGAAGTTCGTCCTCGACTACACGGCGATGGATTACAGGCCGTCGGCGAAGGTCAGCTATCCGTCGCTCGACGCAGCCAAGGGGGAGGAGGAAGTCGGCCCGAGGATCCGGAAAGTGATATCCGGCGACGACAAGGCCGCGGCCTACGCTTGGAAGGTCCTCTCCGAATCTCTCCTCTACTCCGCGAAGCGGATACCCGAAATCGCGGATGACGTCGTGAATATCGACAACGCGATCAAGTGGGGGTTCAACTGGTCGCTCGGACCCTTCGAGACGTGGGATGCGATCGGCCTGGCGGATTCCGTCGGGCGCATGCGGAAGGAAGGGAAGGAAATACCGGAAAAGATCGAGAAAATGCTTGCGGGCGGGAACGGTTCCTTCTACCGGAGGCGTGACGGCGTGCCTGAATTCTTCGACTTCGTGTCGAACGCGTACAAGTCGGTCCCCGTCTCGTCCGACGTCATTTTCCTGCCGGCGCTGGCCGACCGCAACAAGGTGGTCCGGAGGAACCCGGGCGCCGCGCTCTACGACATCGGGGACGGCGTGCTGTGCCTCGAATTCCGCACGAAGATGAACACGGTCGACGGCGACATCGTGTCGATGATGAACGAAGGGGTGGCGCTGGCGGAAAAGGAGTTCGCAGGGATGGTGATCGCCAACCACGCGGAGAACTTCTGCGTGGGTGCGAACATCATGCTCTTCTTCATGGCGGCGCAGAACAAGGACTTCGGCGCCATCGAGAAGATGGTCCGCGAATTCCAGAACGCATGCATGCGGCTCCGCTATTCGGAGCGGCCCGTCGTGGCGGCCCCCGCCGGGATGGCGTTGGGCGGCGGAGCGGAGATCTGCATGGGCGCCGACCGGATCCGTGCGGCCGCGGAGACGTACATGGGGCTCGTGGAAGTCGGCGTGGGGGTGATCCCGGCCGGCGGCGGGACGAAGGAGATGATCCTCCGTCACCTGGACGGGATCCCGGACGGCGTGTCCGCCGATCCGCTGCCTTTCCTTAGAAAGGCCTTCGAGACGATAGGCCTGGCGAAGGTGGCCACATCCGCGAAGGAAGCGGCGGAGCTGGGTTTCCTCCGCCCGTGGGACAAGATCACGATTCAGCGCGATTTTCTCATCCAGGAGGCGAAAAACACCGTGCTGGCGATGAACCGCGAAGGATACGAAATGCCGAAGCCGCGCACAGACATTGCGCTTCCCGGCCGTTCCGAATATTCATCCTTCGTATACGGGCTGTATGCGATGAAGGCGGCCGGGTACATCAGCGAGTACGACGAGCATGTCGGGAAGAAGCTATCATTCGTGCTGACCGGCGGGAACGTGCCTCCCGGAACGAAACTTTCGGAGCAGGACCTGCTGGACCTGGAACTGGAAGCGTTTCTCTCGCTCTGCGGAGAGGAAAAGACCCAGGCGCGCATCCAACATATGTTGATGAAAGGGAAGCCGTTGCGCAATTGACGGGGAGAGTCCCTTTACTGCGTTCCTATAACAAGAAGGAGGATGCCGATGGCGAAAGTATATATCGTTTCAGCGGTACGCACGGCGGTCGGCAGGGCATACAAGGGGAGCCTCAAGGACACGCGCCCCGACGATCTCGGGGCGATCGCGATACGGGGTGCGATCGAGCGGATACCGGCCCTGGATCCCGCGAATGTCGACGACGTCATCTTCGGGTGCGCCATGCCGGAAGGCGAGCAGGGGATGAACGTCGCGCGGATCTGCTCGCTGAAGGCCGGCTTGCCGGACTCCGTTCCCGCGATGACCATAAACCGCTTCTGCTCCTCGGGGCTGCAGGCTATCGCGCTTGCGGCGGAGAAGATAATGGCCGGTTTCGCCGACATCGTCGTGGCAGGCGGCACCGAGTCGATGACCATGGTTCCGATGGGTGGAAACAAGCCTTCCTTCAACCCCGAGATAATGGAAACGCGGCCGGAAGTGTTCATGCCGATGGGGTTGACCGCCGAGCTGGTCGTGCGGAAGTACAAGGTGACGCGTGAGGACCAGGACGAATTCGCGTACCGCAGCCACAGCAGGGCGGTCGCCGCGATCCGGGATGGAAAATTCAAGGAAGAGATCGTGCCGGTGAAGACGGTCCTCTTTTCCGCGGAGAACGGCGGGAAGCCGGTCCCTCGGGAAATAGTTCACGAAATCGACGAAGGCCCGCGCGCCGATACCACGCTCGAGGCGCTCGCGAAGCTGAAACCCGCGTTCGATCCCAAGGGCACGGTGACCGCCGGGAACTCATCCCAAATGAGCGACGGGGCCGCCGCGGCCGTGGTGGTTTCGGAAAAGGCCTTGAAAGCCATCGGGGCGGAGCCGCTGGCGCGGTTCCTGGGGTTTGCCGCGGCAGGCGTCCCCCCGGAAGTCATGGGAATCGGCCCGGTTGAGGCGGTTCCGAAACTTTTGAAGAAGCTGCGGATCAAGCAGACCCGGGTAGATCTGTTCGAGCTGAACGAAGCGTTCGCCGCGCAGTCGCTACCGGTGATCCGCGAGCTGTCGCTTGACCCGGACAAGGTCAACGTTAACGGGGGCGCGATCGCACTCGGCCACCCGCTGGGATGCACGGGGGCTAAGCTCACCGCCACCCTCCTCCACGAGATGAAGCGCCGCAACGCGTCGCTCGGCGTGGTCACGATGTGCATCGGCGGCGGGATGGGCGCCGCCGGCCTCTTCGAACGCGCCTGACAAAAACAGGGACTTAAAAACGGGGACGTTCCTGAAAACCTTCTTAAAAACAGGGACGTTCCTGAACTTTTTCTGACGTGTGATGGAAAAAAGTTCAGGAACGTCCCTGTTTTTAAGAACGAGGAACGTCCCCGTTTTTTTAAGGAACGTCCCCGTTTTTAAGTCCCTGTTTTTGTCTGACGGGGTCTTAACCAAATTCATTTATTATTGCGAACTGCCGCGAGCGGACTTCGCCACCCGGGGGGGATCCCGGCGGCGAAGCCTTCAGGCGAAGGGATTAGGAAGGAGATGATGCAGAAGGAAGGGGGGGCTCCCTCCTGCATACTGTATACACGGAGTATAGGGACGCACCGGAAACCTGTCAAGGATAATCTATCTATATGCATCGATATAATTCTCGTGTACGGGCAGGATTTTGCCTGCAGGAAAACCGTTGACAGCCTAAAACATAGCCTATAATATCCATGAAAACTATCGTCATTTATATAAGCGATGGGGAATTATCCGAGGAAAAGAAAGGAGTTGGACATGTCTAATTCTTACAGGCCGGAAACTATCGCTCTCCACGGGGGGCAGAAGCCGGACCCGGCGACGACGGCGAGGGCGGTGCCGATCTACCAGACGACCTCCTATGTTTTCCATGACACGGCGCACGCAGCGAGGCTGTTCGGCCTCCAGGAATTCGGAAACATCTACACGCGGATCATGAATCCGACCACGGACGTTTTCGAGCAGCGCATCGCGCAGCTGGAAGGCGGGTCAGGCGCGCTGGCGGTAGCTTCCGGGCAGGCGGCGGAAACGCTGGCCCTGCTGAATATCGCAAACACGGGGGATGAGATCATCTCCTCCGCATCCCTGTATGGAGGAACGTACAACCTTTTCCATTACACGTTTCCCAAGCTGGGCATCGACGTGAAGTTCGTGGACCCTTCCGATACCGCGAATTTCAGCAAGGCGATCACGAAGAAGACGAAAGCGATATTCGCCGAAACGATCGGGAACCCGAAGCTGGACACACTCGACCTGCGCGCGGTGGCGGATGTAGCTCACGGCGCGGGGATACCCCTTGTCGTGGACAACACGATGCCCACGCCATATCTGCTGCGGCCGTTCGACCATGGAGCCGATGTCATCATTCACTCCGCAACGAAGTTCATCGGCGGACACGGAACATCCATAGGCGGCATAGTCGTGGATTCCGGGAAGTTCGATTGGGGAAACGGCAATTTCCCCGCTTATACCGAGCCGGACCCCTCCTATCACGGGCTCAAATTCTGGGAGGTCTTCGGAAATTTCCCCGGATTGGGCAACGTGGCCTTCATCATCAAGCTGCGCGTCCAGCTTCTCCGCGACCTGGGACCGGCTCTCTCTCCTTTCAACGCGTTCCTGTTCCTGCAGGGTCTGGAAACCCTCCACCTTCGTATGGAGCGGCACAGTACTAACGCGCAAAAGGCTGCCGAGTTCCTTGGGAAGCATCCCAACGTGACATGGGTAAACTATCCGGGATTGCCGAGCCATCCGAATCACGAGATGGCGAAGAGGTACCATCACCGGGGTCTGTATGGCGCTATTATGGGATTCGGCATCAAGGGCGGCATGGAAGCAGGGAAGAAGTTCATCGATAACCTGAAACTCTTCTCGCTGCTGGCAAACATAGGAGACGCCAAAAGTCTTGTGATCCACCCGGCTTCGACGACCCACCAGCAGTTGACGTCCGCGGAGCGGCTGGAAACAGGCGTGACCGACGATTTCATCCGGCTGTCGATCGGCCTCGAAAACATCGACGACATCCTTGAGGATCTCGACCAGGCGTTGCGCAAGACCTGAACCAGGAAAGGAATATTCCCATAAATCCGGGGTGAAGCATTATTGCCTGCTTCACCCCCGTTTTTTCCCATACCTTGTACAGGTCGCGCTTATCTACCCATGGCCGTCGCGGCCTTTCCACGTCCCTGTGCATGGCGACATGCTGCATTAACCGGGACGATACCAATCATGAAATTTCTTTTTCGGTAACAATTACAATTCCGAATTAAATCAATTTCCCTCAAAAAAAACTCCTGCAAATTCGGCAATTTGAAACTGTTCGCATAGGGCACGATAGTTGCTGATGGTAAACGCATCTATTTGCCCGATTAAATGAGTAAAAACGACATTTCGTGGCTACCCGGGATTAACAGGGGACTTGTACTCGTACGTAAGTCGAAAATTAGCATGCGGCCTCAGGCATTTTAACTAAATCAGGACTAAAACCGGGGGGATGCAAATGACAGGCAGCGCTATTTCGAAGCGTAAATCAAAAATGCGGTTATGCGGCTCGAAGATCGGGGTCAATCGGACCGTGATAGTTCTTTTCGCGATACTTGCGCTCGCGGCATTTGCGGTTTTTACGCCAAGCGCGGATGCTCAATCCGGATATTACGGGACCAATTGCGCCCCGTGCCACGGCTCAACGCCAACGACCTGCAACGGATGCCACCATCATGGACCAAAAAGTCTCAGTGCGTCGACAAACAAGACAACCTATGCACCCGGAGAGGCGGTCTCCGTGACGTTTTCAGGGGGGAGATCCTCCGGGGCTACTGTCGGCGGGGGCTGGATCCGCGCCATCCTGTACCTTAACAATGTGGAAGTGACCAGAAGCATGGGCACGGGCTCGCCGCCCAGGGGCGGAGCCGGTTTCCCGATCACTTTCAATTCGACTGCTCCAACAACTCCCGGGACTTACACTTATCAGGCCGCCTGGTTCGGCAACT
The nucleotide sequence above comes from Deltaproteobacteria bacterium. Encoded proteins:
- the hemW gene encoding radical SAM family heme chaperone HemW; its protein translation is MRGIYVHIPFCVKKCSYCDFYSIAGNREAVKEFPRLLAREMDLVLEKSPGEAAVPADTVFFGGGTPTVLGAEALCGILDDLKKRFPLASDAEVTTEANPGTVTAEDFRTLRTGGFNRVSIGVQSFDPRTLRTLGRIHGSGEVRTAHRDARRTGFTSIGFDLIFGIPGQKSSDWRNDLDTAVTFLPAHVSSYALAPERGTPIHGAIDRGELRMPDDDAVAEMYEETRRVLSMAGYRHYEISNFARPGAECRHNIKYWRREGYLGLGPSAHGLIFPRGESPFGMRTANPPSLAVYRSRIEEGFIPWTEERACTLEDAWKESLIAGLRMLEGIDRKEVENRYGPPPENLRKAVESVVRAGKLAEEGARLLLPQRLLFISNEVLQALV
- a CDS encoding 3-hydroxyacyl-CoA dehydrogenase/enoyl-CoA hydratase family protein; protein product: MFPKIRRAAVLGAGVMGSGIAAHLANAGIPCLMLDIVPPRLTDEDRKKGLTEQSPAFRNRFAAKGLEGIKKSRPALLYSRRDLKLISIGNFDDDLPKAAECDWIVEVVTENLAIKKALYDRIEAIWRPGTVVTSNTSGIAISQMMEGRGKEFRRYFLVTHFFNPVRYMKLLELVAGADTDPEILRGMAEFGERKLGKGIVYGKDTPNFIGNRIGVFAMMYAMHAMVADGLSIEEVDKILGPAMGRPKSAAFGTADLVGLDTLLHVSDNVYENLPDDPARELFLPPPFVSEMVRRGWLGRKAKSGFFKMEGKGEEKKKFVLDYTAMDYRPSAKVSYPSLDAAKGEEEVGPRIRKVISGDDKAAAYAWKVLSESLLYSAKRIPEIADDVVNIDNAIKWGFNWSLGPFETWDAIGLADSVGRMRKEGKEIPEKIEKMLAGGNGSFYRRRDGVPEFFDFVSNAYKSVPVSSDVIFLPALADRNKVVRRNPGAALYDIGDGVLCLEFRTKMNTVDGDIVSMMNEGVALAEKEFAGMVIANHAENFCVGANIMLFFMAAQNKDFGAIEKMVREFQNACMRLRYSERPVVAAPAGMALGGGAEICMGADRIRAAAETYMGLVEVGVGVIPAGGGTKEMILRHLDGIPDGVSADPLPFLRKAFETIGLAKVATSAKEAAELGFLRPWDKITIQRDFLIQEAKNTVLAMNREGYEMPKPRTDIALPGRSEYSSFVYGLYAMKAAGYISEYDEHVGKKLSFVLTGGNVPPGTKLSEQDLLDLELEAFLSLCGEEKTQARIQHMLMKGKPLRN
- a CDS encoding VOC family protein — protein: MMNVSENVRPVGWGHAVLKVRNLDRSERFYTNDIGFRVVGRRAGMCFLSLGKQHHDLALYEAGPRALMPGAGNLGVVHLAFAMENENALREFYAFLKGKAQILGAVDHIVSRSFYITDPDGYIIEFYANTPLEEWLDIPNPFERDRPYNPGSSVFEEEAVPQAE
- a CDS encoding HD domain-containing protein, with amino-acid sequence MKLLGFLLPLVFLLVVSVAFAVTKITEAAIRHDLLRRGVAVSRVVAFSAGYSLLSGDRLAMDRLASETKNGSPDIEFVAIRDMKDVIIAHSRIEEQGKPFAQPDRATRLEDFSETSSDEVFRGERDMIEFTTPILFAGKRVGTVSLALSKESMISAQKAIRRMIAIAASAILAIALLGTLALSSLLTTPVKKLSAGVQELASGQPFHSIQVKASDELGDLTRNFNRMAETILAQQGRLGRYARELEEAYVGMVRVIAASIDARDPYTLGHSTRVARISCELGRRLGFPEEELEHLEKAALFHDVGKISTRDDILLKEQSLTNPETAEMRSHPVDGAEILRMAPSLHRYVPVVRAHHEWYNGNGYPDGKRDSEIPIHAQIIALADAYDAMTTTRPYRQGLAPEDAVEEIVRFRGTQFAPMLTDAFVKMIREIPSLETEEWEGMAL
- a CDS encoding acetyl-CoA C-acyltransferase, whose translation is MAKVYIVSAVRTAVGRAYKGSLKDTRPDDLGAIAIRGAIERIPALDPANVDDVIFGCAMPEGEQGMNVARICSLKAGLPDSVPAMTINRFCSSGLQAIALAAEKIMAGFADIVVAGGTESMTMVPMGGNKPSFNPEIMETRPEVFMPMGLTAELVVRKYKVTREDQDEFAYRSHSRAVAAIRDGKFKEEIVPVKTVLFSAENGGKPVPREIVHEIDEGPRADTTLEALAKLKPAFDPKGTVTAGNSSQMSDGAAAAVVVSEKALKAIGAEPLARFLGFAAAGVPPEVMGIGPVEAVPKLLKKLRIKQTRVDLFELNEAFAAQSLPVIRELSLDPDKVNVNGGAIALGHPLGCTGAKLTATLLHEMKRRNASLGVVTMCIGGGMGAAGLFERA
- a CDS encoding homocysteine synthase; amino-acid sequence: MSNSYRPETIALHGGQKPDPATTARAVPIYQTTSYVFHDTAHAARLFGLQEFGNIYTRIMNPTTDVFEQRIAQLEGGSGALAVASGQAAETLALLNIANTGDEIISSASLYGGTYNLFHYTFPKLGIDVKFVDPSDTANFSKAITKKTKAIFAETIGNPKLDTLDLRAVADVAHGAGIPLVVDNTMPTPYLLRPFDHGADVIIHSATKFIGGHGTSIGGIVVDSGKFDWGNGNFPAYTEPDPSYHGLKFWEVFGNFPGLGNVAFIIKLRVQLLRDLGPALSPFNAFLFLQGLETLHLRMERHSTNAQKAAEFLGKHPNVTWVNYPGLPSHPNHEMAKRYHHRGLYGAIMGFGIKGGMEAGKKFIDNLKLFSLLANIGDAKSLVIHPASTTHQQLTSAERLETGVTDDFIRLSIGLENIDDILEDLDQALRKT